From Bacillota bacterium LX-D:
ACACGTTGCTACCTCCTATTTGTATAAATTAACAGCCTCGCAACGATAAATTTTCATCCCCCGCTGACGAAATTTATCCTCGTACTCAGTAGTAACGTTGCCTTCTGCACCTCTAGCTGCTAAATCTAAACAAATATTTTTTAACTGCCAGCCATTTTCGCTAAATTCATTAAGACTAAACTCAAATAATTCCTCTCCATCGGTTTTAAAATGAACTTCCCCACCAGGTTTTAGTAATTTACTATATTCCTGTAAAAAGCTAGCATGAGTTAAACGCCTTTTCCGGTGGCGTTTCTTGGGCCAAGGGTCACAAAAGTTTATATAGAGCCTGTCTACTTCATCAGCAGCAAAAATTTGCGAAATATCTTTAATATCCACCCAAAGGAAAGCCATATTGGCTAATTCTAGCTGGGAAGCTTTCTTTACAGCCGTAAGTAAAACTTCTTCTGCCCTTTCAACTCCAATAAAATTTATTTCTGGGTTTTCCTTAGCAAGAGTAGTTATAAATTGTCCCTTTCCTGTTCCCAGCTCAAGATGAAGGGGGTTCTTATTTCCCCAAAATTGCTGCCATTTTCCATAATTTTTAAAGGGTTCTCGCACAAAAGACCCATAAGTTTGTAATTTTTCTTCCGCCCCTGGAATATTCCTCAATCTCATAAAACATACCTCATTTCTTTGCTTATCTAACTGACTAAAATTGGACCAATTCCCCAATATTTACATAAAGGTATTTTCCAATAATTCACGAATTATACAGTTTGTTTAAAATATATAATTAAGGAGGAGACATAATGCCAAAAGTAAAATGGCTGGCTATCTGCCTAGTCTTAGTTATAGCTTTAGGAAGCCTAGCAGGTTGCAGCCAGGCCGAACAAGGGTACTACAGTTTACTTAAGGAAATGAATCAACAAAAAGTCTATGGACACAGCGGCGAATTAACTCTTAATTTAAACCAGCTGCCAACGGAACTAACGGAAGATCCAGATTTAAAGCTCCTAGTCGAAAGTTTACAAAAGAACACTTTATCCTATGAAGGACAAGTTGATT
This genomic window contains:
- the trmB gene encoding tRNA (guanosine(46)-N7)-methyltransferase TrmB; the protein is MRLRNIPGAEEKLQTYGSFVREPFKNYGKWQQFWGNKNPLHLELGTGKGQFITTLAKENPEINFIGVERAEEVLLTAVKKASQLELANMAFLWVDIKDISQIFAADEVDRLYINFCDPWPKKRHRKRRLTHASFLQEYSKLLKPGGEVHFKTDGEELFEFSLNEFSENGWQLKNICLDLAARGAEGNVTTEYEDKFRQRGMKIYRCEAVNLYK